The Medicago truncatula cultivar Jemalong A17 chromosome 4, MtrunA17r5.0-ANR, whole genome shotgun sequence genome includes a region encoding these proteins:
- the LOC11406891 gene encoding aluminum-activated malate transporter 12 isoform X3 produces the protein MHVFGERLKRFPCLAWKTTWKVGYDDPRRVIHAFKVGLSLTLVSLLFLLEPLFKGIGENAIWAVMTVVVVFEFTAGATLCKGMNRGLGTLLAGLLSFLLDYVANESGQILQAVFIAFAVFIIGSATTYMRFIPYIKKSYDYGVAIFLLTFNLLTVSSYRVDNVVKMARDRFYTIAIGCAICLFMSLLVFPNWSGEDLRHSTAFKLEGLAKSIEACVGEYFNGEIEVSGDIKSCDDSIYKGYKAVLDSKSTDETLALHGSWEPRHFRYCHKFPCQQYVKVGTVLRQFGYTVVALHGCLRTEIQTPRSVRVLFKDPCIRLAAEVSKVLIELANSIKSRRHCSPEILSDNLREALQDLNTAIKSQPRLFLGSNDIQANNMLATIASSHGKSSLSSVKTDSSALLDWKTKSVSAEQTMEAEQLQERKALRSQMSKIVITSLEFSEALPFAAFVSLLVETVAKLDLIIDEVEELGRLACFKEYRHGDEFSVRCEKPRVDVMDNHFPSHGGD, from the exons ATGCATGTTTTTGGTGAAAGGCTTAAAAGGTTTCCGTGTTTAGCTTGGAAGACTACATGGAAGGTGGGATATGATGACCCAAGAAGGGTGATCCATGCATTCAAAGTTGGTTTATCTCTCACTCTTGTATCATTATTATTTCTATTGGAGCCACTCTTTAAAGGAATTGGCGAGAATGCTATTTGGGCTGTCATGACCGTCGTCGTGGTGTTCGAATTCACCGCAG GGGCAACTTTATGCAAAGGGATGAATAGAGGATTGGGGACATTATTAGCAGGGTTATTGTCATTTCTTCTTGATTATGTTGCAAATGAATCTGGTCAGATCCTTCAAGCTGTTTTCATTGCATTTGCAGTTTTTATAATAG GATCTGCAACCACATATATGAGGTTCATTCCCTATATAAAGAAGAGTTATGATTATGGTGTGGCTATCTTTCTCTTGACATTCAATTTGTTAACTGTTTCAAGTTACCGAGTTGATAATGTCGTGAAGATGGCACGTGACCGCTTCTATACCATAGCCATTGGCTGTGCCATTTGCCTTTTCATGAGTCTTTTAGTATTTCCAAATTGGTCCGGGGAAGATCTACGTCATTCCACAGCTTTCAAACTTGAAGGCCTAGCCAAATCTATAGAAG CTTGTGTCGGTGAATATTTTAATGGAGAAATTGAAGTTTCTGGTGATATAAAATCATGTGATGATTCAATATACAAAGGTTATAAAGCAGTTTTGGATTCAAAATCCACTGATGAAACATTG GCATTACATGGAAGTTGGGAGCCAAGGCATTTTAGGTACTGTCACAAATTTCCATGTCAACAGTATGTAAAAGTTGGAACTGTTCTTCGTCAATTCGGGTATACAGTGGTAGCTCTACATGGTTGTTTGAGAACAGAAATTCAG acACCAAGATCTGTTCGAGTCCTGTTCAAGGACCCTTGCATAAGACTAGCAGCAGAGGTATCAAAAGTACTAATAGAACTTGCCAACAGCATAAAAAGTAGGCGCCATTGCTCACCAGAAATTCTCTCCGATAATCTTCGTGAAGCATTGCAAGACCTCAACACTGCCATAAAATCACAGCCACGACTCTTCTTAGGCTCCAATGACATCCAAGCTAACAACATGCTCGCCACCATAGCTTCTTCTCATGGAAAGAGCTCACTCTCAAGTGTTAAAACCGATTCTTCAGCTTTGTTAGATTGGAAAACCAAAAGTGTATCAGCTGAACAGACAATGGAAGCCGAACAATTACAAGAACGTAAGGCATTGAGAAGCCAGATGAGTAAAATTGTTATTACTAGTCTTGAGTTTTCTGAAGCattgccttttgctgcttttgtttCATTGCTTGTGGAAACCGTGGCGAAACTGGACTTAAtaattgatgaagttgaagAACTTGGTCGGTTGGCATGTTTCAAAGAGTATAGACATGGTGATGAATTTTCTGTTAGATGTGAGAAACCAAGAGTTGATGTGATGGACAACCATTTCCCTTCTCATGGAGGAGATTGA
- the LOC11410461 gene encoding uncharacterized protein, with amino-acid sequence MASCISNSLSFQWRKTSPYCLFGWNIGRKRVDDKPQIKYHDIDLTFSTSLVNKTFLKGKELKCCYRATIDGFSATNFHQCCDFKGPCVIIGYTDNSFKFGAFNPEGYRSTDDYYETFDAFLFYWIENKTEPIILPKVGGSGAALFDYARGGPQFGADGLLIGPPLAPVMGGFAGPDTNSGVGDLRQAKSRLGLSYAKREDGKESIFGDESRATIQEVEVFCSPKIASLY; translated from the exons ATGGCATCTTGTATCTCAAATTCTCTATCATTTCAATGGAGGAAGACAAGTCCATATTGTTTATTTGGTTGGAACATAGGCCGAAAGAGAGTTGATGACAAACCTCAGATTAAATATCATGATATTGATCTCACTTTCTCAACTTCTCTAGTTaacaaaacatttttgaaag GTAAGGAACTGAAATGCTGCTACAGGGCAACAATTGATGGATTTAGTGCAACAAATTTCCACCAATGTTGTGATTTTAAAGGGCCATGTGTAATAATAGGTTACACAGACAACTCTTTCAAGTTTGGTGCATTTAACCCTGAAGGATATAGAAGCACAGATGATTACTATGAAACATTTGATGCATTTCTGTTTTATtggatagaaaataaaactgaaCCGATCATTTTGCCTAAGGTTGGTGGAAGTGGTGCAGCTCTGTTTGATTATGCTCGTGGTGGGCCGCAATTTGGGGCAGATGGGCTTCTCATTGGGCCCCCATTAGCCCCAGTTATGGGTGGTTTTGCTGGGCCTGATACTAATTCTGGTGTTGGTGACTTAAGACAAGCCAAGTCTAGATTGGGACTATCTTATGCTAAAAGGGAAGATGGCAAGGAGTCTATCTTTGGGGATGAGTCTAGGGCAACTATTCAAGAAGTAGAAGTGTTTTGTAGCCCCAAAATTGCAAGCTTATACTAG
- the LOC11406891 gene encoding aluminum-activated malate transporter 12 isoform X2, producing MNESGENLEKWKKRMHVFGERLKRFPCLAWKTTWKVGYDDPRRVIHAFKVGLSLTLVSLLFLLEPLFKGIGENAIWAVMTVVVVFEFTAGATLCKGMNRGLGTLLAGLLSFLLDYVANESGQILQAVFIAFAVFIIGSATTYMRFIPYIKKSYDYGVAIFLLTFNLLTVSSYRVDNVVKMARDRFYTIAIGCAICLFMSLLVFPNWSGEDLRHSTAFKLEGLAKSIEACVGEYFNGEIEVSGDIKSCDDSIYKGYKAVLDSKSTDETLALHGSWEPRHFRYCHKFPCQQYVKVGTVLRQFGYTVVALHGCLRTEIQTPRSVRVLFKDPCIRLAAEVSKVLIELANSIKSRRHCSPEILSDNLREALQDLNTAIKSQPRLFLGSNDIQANNMLATIASSHGKSSLSSVKTDSSALLDWKTKSVSAEQTMEAEQLQERKALRSQMSKIVITSLEFSEALPFAAFVSLLVETVAKLDLIIDEVEELGRLACFKEYRHGDEFSVRCEKPRVDVMDNHFPSHGGD from the exons GAATGAGAGTGGCGAAAACCTTGAGAAATGGAAGAAACGTATGCATGTTTTTGGTGAAAGGCTTAAAAGGTTTCCGTGTTTAGCTTGGAAGACTACATGGAAGGTGGGATATGATGACCCAAGAAGGGTGATCCATGCATTCAAAGTTGGTTTATCTCTCACTCTTGTATCATTATTATTTCTATTGGAGCCACTCTTTAAAGGAATTGGCGAGAATGCTATTTGGGCTGTCATGACCGTCGTCGTGGTGTTCGAATTCACCGCAG GGGCAACTTTATGCAAAGGGATGAATAGAGGATTGGGGACATTATTAGCAGGGTTATTGTCATTTCTTCTTGATTATGTTGCAAATGAATCTGGTCAGATCCTTCAAGCTGTTTTCATTGCATTTGCAGTTTTTATAATAG GATCTGCAACCACATATATGAGGTTCATTCCCTATATAAAGAAGAGTTATGATTATGGTGTGGCTATCTTTCTCTTGACATTCAATTTGTTAACTGTTTCAAGTTACCGAGTTGATAATGTCGTGAAGATGGCACGTGACCGCTTCTATACCATAGCCATTGGCTGTGCCATTTGCCTTTTCATGAGTCTTTTAGTATTTCCAAATTGGTCCGGGGAAGATCTACGTCATTCCACAGCTTTCAAACTTGAAGGCCTAGCCAAATCTATAGAAG CTTGTGTCGGTGAATATTTTAATGGAGAAATTGAAGTTTCTGGTGATATAAAATCATGTGATGATTCAATATACAAAGGTTATAAAGCAGTTTTGGATTCAAAATCCACTGATGAAACATTG GCATTACATGGAAGTTGGGAGCCAAGGCATTTTAGGTACTGTCACAAATTTCCATGTCAACAGTATGTAAAAGTTGGAACTGTTCTTCGTCAATTCGGGTATACAGTGGTAGCTCTACATGGTTGTTTGAGAACAGAAATTCAG acACCAAGATCTGTTCGAGTCCTGTTCAAGGACCCTTGCATAAGACTAGCAGCAGAGGTATCAAAAGTACTAATAGAACTTGCCAACAGCATAAAAAGTAGGCGCCATTGCTCACCAGAAATTCTCTCCGATAATCTTCGTGAAGCATTGCAAGACCTCAACACTGCCATAAAATCACAGCCACGACTCTTCTTAGGCTCCAATGACATCCAAGCTAACAACATGCTCGCCACCATAGCTTCTTCTCATGGAAAGAGCTCACTCTCAAGTGTTAAAACCGATTCTTCAGCTTTGTTAGATTGGAAAACCAAAAGTGTATCAGCTGAACAGACAATGGAAGCCGAACAATTACAAGAACGTAAGGCATTGAGAAGCCAGATGAGTAAAATTGTTATTACTAGTCTTGAGTTTTCTGAAGCattgccttttgctgcttttgtttCATTGCTTGTGGAAACCGTGGCGAAACTGGACTTAAtaattgatgaagttgaagAACTTGGTCGGTTGGCATGTTTCAAAGAGTATAGACATGGTGATGAATTTTCTGTTAGATGTGAGAAACCAAGAGTTGATGTGATGGACAACCATTTCCCTTCTCATGGAGGAGATTGA
- the LOC11406891 gene encoding aluminum-activated malate transporter 14 isoform X4, translating into MIPKVHDGLEMAMARNESGENLEKWKKRMHVFGERLKRFPCLAWKTTWKVGYDDPRRVIHAFKVGLSLTLVSLLFLLEPLFKGIGENAIWAVMTVVVVFEFTAGATLCKGMNRGLGTLLAGLLSFLLDYVANESGQILQAVFIAFAVFIIGEDLRHSTAFKLEGLAKSIEACVGEYFNGEIEVSGDIKSCDDSIYKGYKAVLDSKSTDETLALHGSWEPRHFRYCHKFPCQQYVKVGTVLRQFGYTVVALHGCLRTEIQTPRSVRVLFKDPCIRLAAEVSKVLIELANSIKSRRHCSPEILSDNLREALQDLNTAIKSQPRLFLGSNDIQANNMLATIASSHGKSSLSSVKTDSSALLDWKTKSVSAEQTMEAEQLQERKALRSQMSKIVITSLEFSEALPFAAFVSLLVETVAKLDLIIDEVEELGRLACFKEYRHGDEFSVRCEKPRVDVMDNHFPSHGGD; encoded by the exons atgatTCCGAAAGTTCATGATGGCCTTGAAATGGCTATGGCTAGGAATGAGAGTGGCGAAAACCTTGAGAAATGGAAGAAACGTATGCATGTTTTTGGTGAAAGGCTTAAAAGGTTTCCGTGTTTAGCTTGGAAGACTACATGGAAGGTGGGATATGATGACCCAAGAAGGGTGATCCATGCATTCAAAGTTGGTTTATCTCTCACTCTTGTATCATTATTATTTCTATTGGAGCCACTCTTTAAAGGAATTGGCGAGAATGCTATTTGGGCTGTCATGACCGTCGTCGTGGTGTTCGAATTCACCGCAG GGGCAACTTTATGCAAAGGGATGAATAGAGGATTGGGGACATTATTAGCAGGGTTATTGTCATTTCTTCTTGATTATGTTGCAAATGAATCTGGTCAGATCCTTCAAGCTGTTTTCATTGCATTTGCAGTTTTTATAATA GGGGAAGATCTACGTCATTCCACAGCTTTCAAACTTGAAGGCCTAGCCAAATCTATAGAAG CTTGTGTCGGTGAATATTTTAATGGAGAAATTGAAGTTTCTGGTGATATAAAATCATGTGATGATTCAATATACAAAGGTTATAAAGCAGTTTTGGATTCAAAATCCACTGATGAAACATTG GCATTACATGGAAGTTGGGAGCCAAGGCATTTTAGGTACTGTCACAAATTTCCATGTCAACAGTATGTAAAAGTTGGAACTGTTCTTCGTCAATTCGGGTATACAGTGGTAGCTCTACATGGTTGTTTGAGAACAGAAATTCAG acACCAAGATCTGTTCGAGTCCTGTTCAAGGACCCTTGCATAAGACTAGCAGCAGAGGTATCAAAAGTACTAATAGAACTTGCCAACAGCATAAAAAGTAGGCGCCATTGCTCACCAGAAATTCTCTCCGATAATCTTCGTGAAGCATTGCAAGACCTCAACACTGCCATAAAATCACAGCCACGACTCTTCTTAGGCTCCAATGACATCCAAGCTAACAACATGCTCGCCACCATAGCTTCTTCTCATGGAAAGAGCTCACTCTCAAGTGTTAAAACCGATTCTTCAGCTTTGTTAGATTGGAAAACCAAAAGTGTATCAGCTGAACAGACAATGGAAGCCGAACAATTACAAGAACGTAAGGCATTGAGAAGCCAGATGAGTAAAATTGTTATTACTAGTCTTGAGTTTTCTGAAGCattgccttttgctgcttttgtttCATTGCTTGTGGAAACCGTGGCGAAACTGGACTTAAtaattgatgaagttgaagAACTTGGTCGGTTGGCATGTTTCAAAGAGTATAGACATGGTGATGAATTTTCTGTTAGATGTGAGAAACCAAGAGTTGATGTGATGGACAACCATTTCCCTTCTCATGGAGGAGATTGA
- the LOC11406891 gene encoding aluminum-activated malate transporter 12 isoform X1 codes for MIPKVHDGLEMAMARNESGENLEKWKKRMHVFGERLKRFPCLAWKTTWKVGYDDPRRVIHAFKVGLSLTLVSLLFLLEPLFKGIGENAIWAVMTVVVVFEFTAGATLCKGMNRGLGTLLAGLLSFLLDYVANESGQILQAVFIAFAVFIIGSATTYMRFIPYIKKSYDYGVAIFLLTFNLLTVSSYRVDNVVKMARDRFYTIAIGCAICLFMSLLVFPNWSGEDLRHSTAFKLEGLAKSIEACVGEYFNGEIEVSGDIKSCDDSIYKGYKAVLDSKSTDETLALHGSWEPRHFRYCHKFPCQQYVKVGTVLRQFGYTVVALHGCLRTEIQTPRSVRVLFKDPCIRLAAEVSKVLIELANSIKSRRHCSPEILSDNLREALQDLNTAIKSQPRLFLGSNDIQANNMLATIASSHGKSSLSSVKTDSSALLDWKTKSVSAEQTMEAEQLQERKALRSQMSKIVITSLEFSEALPFAAFVSLLVETVAKLDLIIDEVEELGRLACFKEYRHGDEFSVRCEKPRVDVMDNHFPSHGGD; via the exons atgatTCCGAAAGTTCATGATGGCCTTGAAATGGCTATGGCTAGGAATGAGAGTGGCGAAAACCTTGAGAAATGGAAGAAACGTATGCATGTTTTTGGTGAAAGGCTTAAAAGGTTTCCGTGTTTAGCTTGGAAGACTACATGGAAGGTGGGATATGATGACCCAAGAAGGGTGATCCATGCATTCAAAGTTGGTTTATCTCTCACTCTTGTATCATTATTATTTCTATTGGAGCCACTCTTTAAAGGAATTGGCGAGAATGCTATTTGGGCTGTCATGACCGTCGTCGTGGTGTTCGAATTCACCGCAG GGGCAACTTTATGCAAAGGGATGAATAGAGGATTGGGGACATTATTAGCAGGGTTATTGTCATTTCTTCTTGATTATGTTGCAAATGAATCTGGTCAGATCCTTCAAGCTGTTTTCATTGCATTTGCAGTTTTTATAATAG GATCTGCAACCACATATATGAGGTTCATTCCCTATATAAAGAAGAGTTATGATTATGGTGTGGCTATCTTTCTCTTGACATTCAATTTGTTAACTGTTTCAAGTTACCGAGTTGATAATGTCGTGAAGATGGCACGTGACCGCTTCTATACCATAGCCATTGGCTGTGCCATTTGCCTTTTCATGAGTCTTTTAGTATTTCCAAATTGGTCCGGGGAAGATCTACGTCATTCCACAGCTTTCAAACTTGAAGGCCTAGCCAAATCTATAGAAG CTTGTGTCGGTGAATATTTTAATGGAGAAATTGAAGTTTCTGGTGATATAAAATCATGTGATGATTCAATATACAAAGGTTATAAAGCAGTTTTGGATTCAAAATCCACTGATGAAACATTG GCATTACATGGAAGTTGGGAGCCAAGGCATTTTAGGTACTGTCACAAATTTCCATGTCAACAGTATGTAAAAGTTGGAACTGTTCTTCGTCAATTCGGGTATACAGTGGTAGCTCTACATGGTTGTTTGAGAACAGAAATTCAG acACCAAGATCTGTTCGAGTCCTGTTCAAGGACCCTTGCATAAGACTAGCAGCAGAGGTATCAAAAGTACTAATAGAACTTGCCAACAGCATAAAAAGTAGGCGCCATTGCTCACCAGAAATTCTCTCCGATAATCTTCGTGAAGCATTGCAAGACCTCAACACTGCCATAAAATCACAGCCACGACTCTTCTTAGGCTCCAATGACATCCAAGCTAACAACATGCTCGCCACCATAGCTTCTTCTCATGGAAAGAGCTCACTCTCAAGTGTTAAAACCGATTCTTCAGCTTTGTTAGATTGGAAAACCAAAAGTGTATCAGCTGAACAGACAATGGAAGCCGAACAATTACAAGAACGTAAGGCATTGAGAAGCCAGATGAGTAAAATTGTTATTACTAGTCTTGAGTTTTCTGAAGCattgccttttgctgcttttgtttCATTGCTTGTGGAAACCGTGGCGAAACTGGACTTAAtaattgatgaagttgaagAACTTGGTCGGTTGGCATGTTTCAAAGAGTATAGACATGGTGATGAATTTTCTGTTAGATGTGAGAAACCAAGAGTTGATGTGATGGACAACCATTTCCCTTCTCATGGAGGAGATTGA